A DNA window from Anastrepha obliqua isolate idAnaObli1 chromosome 5, idAnaObli1_1.0, whole genome shotgun sequence contains the following coding sequences:
- the LOC129249303 gene encoding peptide chain release factor 1-like, mitochondrial, protein MFLGKILTRGMVHKIKCMVPLGPQSQQKRVLSLTTSLANKEPLKVSDDKTQKYLESLRVEFYNLRASPTAHTRTRLNRLDGVVSALEQYRLLKSKLASKEDIENEKDEEMRQLLQEENEVYGDLLRQTEEELLNQMLMLAEEQTYNSLIFEVNAGAGGQEAMLFARELFDMYINYFDYSDWSYEIIDNEKTDIGGLRHGNVIVQTRDAYNQLQYEAGVHRVQRVPSTERSGRIHTSTASVTVIPRPDDVDVKISEKDLKIETKRASGAGGQHVNTTDSAVRVVHLPTGLAVECQAERSQLKNRERAMQRLQAKLVQRELESKEENEKRTRKQQQGNLNRNEKIRTYNFPQDRITDHRIPNGTVYNLEEFLEGGESLEKLNQQIAVEFRRAKLADLINNFKPIMSETENEVTKSNLSPKKSVDIERGVN, encoded by the exons atgtttttgggaaaaatactaACGCGAGGAATGGTGCACAAAATTAAATGCATGGTTCCACTGGGACCTCAATCACAACAGAAGCGTGTGTTATCACTTACTACCAGTTTGGCCAACAAGGAGCCACTGAAAGTTTCTGAtgataaaacacaaaaatatttagaaagttTGCGTGTTGAGTTCTACAACTTACGAGCAAGCCCTACAGCACACACGCGAACACGACTTAATCGGCTAGACGGTGTTGTTTCTGCACTTGAGCAATATCGCTTACTAAAATCTAAGCTCGCAAGCAAAGAAGATATTGAAAACGAAAAGGATGAGGAAATGCGTCAATTATTGCAGGaagaaaatgaa GTATATGGAGACCTTTTGCGACAAACTGAAGAAGAGCTTCTTAATCAGATGCTTATGCTAGCCGAGGAACAAACATATAACTCGCTTATATTTGAGGTAAATGCTGGAGCAGGGGGACAAGAAGCAATGCTTTTCGCACGCGAGCTCTTTGACATGTATATAAATTACTTTGATTATAGTGATTGGTCCTATGAAATTATTGATAACGAGAAGACAGATATCGGAGGTTTACGGCATGGCAATGTCATTGTGCAGACTCGCGATGCTTACAATCAGCTGCAATATGAAGCTGGTGTGCATAGAGTTCAACGTGTACCGTCAACAGAAAGATCTGGTCGTATTCATACCAGTACAGCTTCAGTCACCGTAATTCCACGACCTGACGATGTTGATGTCAAGATATCTGAGAaagatttgaaaattgaaacGAAACGTGCAAGCGGTGCTGGCGGGCAGCATGTAAACACCACAGATTCGGCAGTGCGTGTTGTGCACTTACCCACCGGCCTAGCAGTAGAATGCCAAGCAGAACGGTCGCAATTAAAAAATCGTGAACGAGCCATGCAGCGTCTACAAGCGAAGCTTGTGCAGCGAGAATTGGAGAgtaaagaagaaaatgaaaaacgcaCACGGAAACAGCAGCAGGGGAATCTAAATCGCAATGAGAAAATACGTACCTATAACTTTCCACAAGATCGTATTACTGATCACCGTATTCCCAATGGGACAGTATATAACTTAGAAGAGTTTCTCGAAGGAGGGGAGAGTTTGGAAAAACTAAATCAACAAATTGCTGTGGAATTTAGGCGCGCAAAACTAGCCGatttgattaataattttaagcCTATAATGAGTGAAACAGAAAATGAAGTGACAAAATCTAATTTATCACCCAAGAAAAGTGTCGATATCGAGCGTggagttaattaa
- the LOC129249305 gene encoding exosome complex component RRP41: MSSFELLSEQGLRLDGRRPHELRCIKCKLGVFEQPDGSAYLEQGNTKVLAAVYGPHQAQMKKLDLNEVVINCQYSMATFSTAERKNRPRGDRKSQEITLYLRQALCAAIKTELYPRSQIDVYVEVLQADGANYAVALNAATLALVDAGICLKEYVVACTASLSKNNIPLTDVSHVEEVSGGPTLTVASLPTSNKIAFMEMSQRFHLDNLPSVMEQALNGCREIQAIMEKEVRKHLMQMGSAGDWSNIAK, from the coding sequence atgtccAGTTTTGAGTTACTTAGTGAGCAGGGATTGCGACTAGATGGTAGACGGCCGCATGAGCTTCGTTGCATTAAATGTAAGTTGGGTGTATTTGAGCAACCCGATGGCAGTGCATACTTGGAGCAGGGCAATACAAAGGTGCTTGCAGCTGTGTACGGTCCGCATCAGGCACAAATGAAAAAACTTGATCTTAATGAAGTGGTAATTAATTGTCAATATAGTATGGCGACATTTTCGACCGCAGAACGTAAAAACAGACCACGTGGCGACCGAAAATCACAAGAAATCACACTATATCTACGACAAGCACTTTGTGCTGCCATCAAGACCGAACTGTATCCACGCTCACAAATCGATGTATATGTGGAAGTTTTACAAGCAGATGGTGCAAATTATGCAGTTGCACTTAATGCCGCTACATTAGCCTTGGTGGATGCAGGTATATGCCTTAAAGAATATGTTGTGGCTTGTACCGCTTcgttaagtaaaaataatataccactTACGGATGTTTCGCATGTCGAGGAAGTTTCGGGAGGACCAACATTAACGGTCGCATCTTTGCCAACatcaaataaaattgcatttatggaAATGTCGCAACGTTTCCACCTTGACAATTTGCCATCAGTTATGGAGCAGGCGTTGAATGGTTGTCGAGAAATACAAGCTATAATGGAAAAAGAAGTGCGAAAGCATCTGATGCAAATGGGTTCAGCTGGAGACTGGAGTAatattgcaaaataa